Below is a window of Hyphomonas neptunium ATCC 15444 DNA.
AATGGTTCGCATGATCATTTGCGTCTGCAATCGTATCAATTGCCGGTCGGTCCGCGAGGCCGTTGATGCCGGCGCGCGCAGCCCCAAGGCTGTACAGGCCCATCACGGCTGCAGGATCAATTGCGGCAAGTGCTCGACAACCATTGGCGAGATGATTGCAGAAAAAATGGACTGCCAGATGCCATCCCTGCCAATGATGGCGGCTGAGTAAACTACCCCGCCAGCGCGTTTCTTCCTTTAAACTCAAAGTACTGGTGCGGGCGGCCTCTGCCCGGCGATAGTGCGCGCGCGCTGCAACTGTGTCGCACTTTCATATGCAATTGTTTTTATTAGGTTTTTTGGTTGATTGACGCGGATCGCCCGCCTATACCGTCCGTAGATTCACTTAAACCAGCCAAGAAGCGGAGCTCCCCTATGAAAGGCGACAAGAAGGTCATCGACTTCCTGAACCAGGCCCTCAAGAATGAGCTGACCGCCATCAATCAGTATTTCCTGCATTCACGCATGCTGCGCGACTGGGGCGTCTCCAAGCTCGCCAAAAAAGAGCATGAGGAGTCCATCGAAGAAATGCATCACGCCGACTGGCTGATTGAGCGCGTCCTCTTCCTCGGCGGGCTCCCCAACCTCCAGGATCTGGGCAAGCTGCATATCGGCGAGAACGTTCAGGAAATCCTGGAATGCGATCTCAAGCTCGAGAATATTGCCATTCCTCTGCTCCGCGATGCCATCCAATATTGTGAGGAAGTGCGCGATTACGGCAGCCGCGATCTCTTCTTCAAAATCCTCCACAATGAGGAAGAACACGTCGATTACCTCGAGACCCAGTTCTCCCTGATCGAGCGGATCGGCATTGAGCGCTATACGCTGCTCCAGTCAGAAGCGAACGAAAAAGAGAGCTAATCTGGTCATTGTGCGGCCACATTAAGAGTTGGATAGTTTTAACGGCCCGCAGAGTGTTCTGCGGGCCGTTTCGACATCTGACCTTATGGGGACATACATGACACGTCTTTCCGGAATGCGAGCCCTGGCTTGCTCTTTCTTTGCCTTCACAGCGGCAGGCACTGCCATGATGGCCAGCGCGCAGAGCGTGCCGGACTTCCAGAATGAAGCCTTCGTCACCCCCTACTGGACGCGCAGTCCGGTGATCGAAGTGCTCGGCCGCGCGAATATGGAAGTTGCGCCTAACCGCGCCTCCTTCACGGTGACCTATCTTGAAACCGACAAAGCCTCCGGGAAAGCCATGCAGCTCGCCGTCGAGCGCGGCCGTCTTTCCTATGAAACAATCAAGAAAGCTGCCGGTGAAGGCGCGGTCATCCAGTCTTCGGTCAATGTCACCGCGCTCTATGAGCAATACAAGGACAAGGAAGGCAACCGCATCGACAACCAGCGCTCCGACAAGATCCGGGCCTATGAAGCTCGCGTTACATTGAGCGTGATCGTCGATGACGTTTCCAAGGCTGGCACAGCGCGTGCAGGCGCGCTTGCCCTCGGCCCGGAAAACTCGACCGGCCTCTCCACCTATCTCGAGCGGACGACAGAGATGAACCTCGCCGCTTATGAAGCCGCAGTGAAAGACGGCGCTGCACGGGCCAAAGCGACAGCTGCCGCAAGTGGCGCGGCGCTTGGCAAGCTGATGGTGGTTCAAGAAGGCGGCGGGCCGTGCCTTGGCCAATGGTCCTCCATGGCAGGCAGCGACTATGACTACTACCGGTCCGCACCCGCCGCCATGGCACCGCCTGCGCCTCCACCACCTCCACCTGCCCCGGTAGCCAGCGGAATTATTGGCGGGCAGCAGGTAACTATCTCGCAGGCAGACATCGATGCGCTCAATCTGCCCTCGGATGATAAGACACAACAGATTTCTTCCAGCGTCTGCATGATATACGCCCTGAACAAGTAAACTCTGCATACTGATCTCATGGACAGAAATGCACAACCTGTGCATTTCTGCTTGATCCTTCCGGCGAAGCGAGGTCTACATGCCCGTTGAGGCATCAGGCCTCCTTCGCAATCCCTGAAGTATTGTCCGTTTCGCCTTTTGCGCTGGAATGGACCAAGGAAGGAACTCAAAATGGCAAAAGCCACCACGAAGGCGCCAAGCGCCAAAGAAGTGCTTGTTGAAAAGTACGTTGCAGATCTCAAGGAAAAAGTCGGCGAAGCGCGCCCGGACCTTGCCCTTCTCGATGCATGCGTCAAAGCAAGCGGGCCTTCGATCTATAAATCCGACTCGGCCACCATCGCGGCTTCCGACAAGGATGAGCTTGCACGTGTACGCACGAATTTCATTGGCAAGCGCCTGGGCGTTATGGATGAAGCCAAGGCAGATGCCGCCATCAAGGCCGCCATCGAGAAGTATGGCCGCAGTGTGCGCGC
It encodes the following:
- a CDS encoding (2Fe-2S)-binding protein; this encodes MIICVCNRINCRSVREAVDAGARSPKAVQAHHGCRINCGKCSTTIGEMIAEKMDCQMPSLPMMAAE
- the bfr gene encoding bacterioferritin; amino-acid sequence: MKGDKKVIDFLNQALKNELTAINQYFLHSRMLRDWGVSKLAKKEHEESIEEMHHADWLIERVLFLGGLPNLQDLGKLHIGENVQEILECDLKLENIAIPLLRDAIQYCEEVRDYGSRDLFFKILHNEEEHVDYLETQFSLIERIGIERYTLLQSEANEKES
- a CDS encoding SIMPL domain-containing protein — its product is MTRLSGMRALACSFFAFTAAGTAMMASAQSVPDFQNEAFVTPYWTRSPVIEVLGRANMEVAPNRASFTVTYLETDKASGKAMQLAVERGRLSYETIKKAAGEGAVIQSSVNVTALYEQYKDKEGNRIDNQRSDKIRAYEARVTLSVIVDDVSKAGTARAGALALGPENSTGLSTYLERTTEMNLAAYEAAVKDGAARAKATAAASGAALGKLMVVQEGGGPCLGQWSSMAGSDYDYYRSAPAAMAPPAPPPPPPAPVASGIIGGQQVTISQADIDALNLPSDDKTQQISSSVCMIYALNK
- a CDS encoding DUF2853 family protein, coding for MAKATTKAPSAKEVLVEKYVADLKEKVGEARPDLALLDACVKASGPSIYKSDSATIAASDKDELARVRTNFIGKRLGVMDEAKADAAIKAAIEKYGRSVRAKHRPVVYYLIAKELKKAAALKKA